A region of Apus apus isolate bApuApu2 chromosome 14, bApuApu2.pri.cur, whole genome shotgun sequence DNA encodes the following proteins:
- the TNFRSF17 gene encoding tumor necrosis factor receptor superfamily member 17, producing the protein MAHCPQDEYFDNLLLSCTPCHLRCSSTPPPLCENYCDKSADSSGVLWICLGLGVIIVLTLFTLMVLFKWKHLKLLKENLKNTDSSLELHNILKANTESSMNTEGIRHSLQSETLMYSVEECTCSDCGLVKPQTGCETLFPLPATEEGATVLVTTKSFDYCNYILGAG; encoded by the exons ATGGCACACTGCCCCCAGGATGAATACTTTGAtaatctgctgctctcctgtacGCCTTGTCATCTTCGATGTTCTAGCACACCACCACCTTTGTGTGAAAACTACTGTGATAAGA GTGCTGATTCAAGTGGAGTTCTTTGGATTTGTTTGGGCTTAGGAGTAATTATAGTCCTCACTCTGTTCACCTTAATGGTCTTGTTTAAATGGAAGCACTTGAAGCTactaaaagaaaatctgaaaaacacag ACTCTTCTTTGGAGCTGCACAATATTCTCAAGGCTAATACTGAAAGCAGCATGAATACAGAAGGAATTAGACACTCACTTCAAAGCGAAACATTAATGTATTCAGTCGAAGAATGCACTTGCAGTGATTGTGGTTTGGTAAAACCTCAGACTGGCTGTGAAACTTTATTTCCATTACCCGCTACAGAAGAAGGAGCTACTGTTCTAGTTACCACTAAATCTTTTGATTATTGCAACTATATTCTGGGTGCTGGATGA